Sequence from the Geothermobacter hydrogeniphilus genome:
CTTTTTGTCCCAGAAACTCCAGGGCCGCCGCCAGCCAATCCCCCGCGGCATGAACGTCCAGCGGCAGAGAACCATGGCGCTTGCTCAACTTTTCGCCGTCGGCAGCCAGGGCCAGGGGCAGGTGAAGGTAATCCGGCACCTGCCAGCCGAGGCACTGGTGCAGGTAAATCTGCCGCGGCGTCGAACCGAGCAGATCGGCACCACGCACCACCTGGCTGACGCCGCAGTCATGGTCGTCGATCACCACCGCCAACTGGTAGGCGAAAAGACCGTCGGCGCGGCGCAGAACAAAATCCCCAACCACCGTCGCCAGGTGCTGCTCGACAACACCGAAAACCAGGTCACAGAAAGTAACCGCCTCGGCCGGCACCCGCAGCCGTTCAGCCCGTGGCCGACGACCGGGAGGAAGCCCGGCTCGGCAGGTCCCGGGATAGACCGGTCCCTCCTCCCCGGCATGGGGAGCACTGGCCAGCACCTCCCGGCGACTGCAGCCGCAATCGAAGACCAGGCCACGACCGCGCAGCTCGTCCAGTACCTGCCGATAGCGCTCATCCCGCCGGCTCTGCCAGAGGACC
This genomic interval carries:
- the gluQRS gene encoding tRNA glutamyl-Q(34) synthetase GluQRS; protein product: MNQDFGTTEYVGRFAPSPTGPLHFGSLVAAVGSYCLARRIGGRWLLRMEDLDRPRVIPGAADEILRALELCGFEWDGEVLWQSRRDERYRQVLDELRGRGLVFDCGCSRREVLASAPHAGEEGPVYPGTCRAGLPPGRRPRAERLRVPAEAVTFCDLVFGVVEQHLATVVGDFVLRRADGLFAYQLAVVIDDHDCGVSQVVRGADLLGSTPRQIYLHQCLGWQVPDYLHLPLALAADGEKLSKRHGSLPLDVHAAGDWLAAALEFLGQKVPAELKSAPPAELLRWGASFFDVRSIPRCSRRCDPVTIPREGRTGW